The Sphaerospermopsis torques-reginae ITEP-024 genome has a window encoding:
- the ispF gene encoding 2-C-methyl-D-erythritol 2,4-cyclodiphosphate synthase, with amino-acid sequence MNIRIGNGYDIHRLVSDRPLILGGVHIPHELGLLGHSDADVLTHAIMDAMLGALSLGDIGHYFPPSDPQWKGADSLVLLKQVNQLIIDQGWKIGNIDSVVVAERPKLKPHIATMRDKLAAVLELAPNQVGVKATTNEKLGPTGREEGICAYAVVLLVAGD; translated from the coding sequence ATGAACATCAGAATTGGTAACGGCTACGATATTCACAGATTGGTGAGCGATCGCCCTTTAATTTTAGGCGGTGTTCACATTCCTCATGAACTCGGTTTGTTAGGACACAGTGATGCTGATGTCCTCACTCATGCGATTATGGACGCTATGTTAGGCGCTTTATCTTTAGGGGATATTGGCCATTATTTCCCCCCCAGTGATCCCCAATGGAAAGGCGCTGATAGTCTTGTACTCTTAAAACAAGTTAATCAGTTAATCATTGATCAAGGTTGGAAAATCGGCAATATTGATTCCGTCGTTGTTGCAGAACGTCCAAAATTAAAACCTCATATTGCTACAATGCGAGATAAATTAGCAGCAGTTTTAGAATTAGCACCCAATCAAGTTGGTGTCAAAGCTACTACTAATGAAAAATTGGGTCCAACAGGTAGAGAAGAAGGTATTTGTGCCTATGCTGTAGTTTTGTTGGTAGCAGGTGATTAG
- the trmD gene encoding tRNA (guanosine(37)-N1)-methyltransferase TrmD, giving the protein MRFDIVTLFPDSFSSVLGSGLLGKALARQIAQVNLVNPRDFTTDKHRKVDDEPYGGGVGMLMKPEPIFASVESLPILPRREVILMSPQGETINQPLLRELATNYDQLVVICGHYEGVDERVLNLVTREVSLGDFILTGGEIPAMALLNGVVRLLPGTVGKVESLKAESFEEGLLDFPQYTRPANFRGWKVPDVLLSGNHAEIAKWRFQQQIQRTASRRPDLLEKWQQEREQGTGDW; this is encoded by the coding sequence GTGCGTTTTGATATAGTTACGCTTTTTCCTGATAGTTTTAGCTCTGTTCTGGGTTCTGGTCTTTTGGGTAAAGCCCTAGCCAGGCAAATTGCTCAAGTCAATTTAGTTAATCCCAGGGATTTTACCACTGATAAACATCGGAAGGTCGATGATGAACCCTACGGCGGCGGTGTGGGGATGCTCATGAAACCTGAACCGATTTTTGCCTCTGTGGAATCATTGCCGATTTTACCGCGTCGAGAGGTAATTTTGATGAGTCCCCAAGGTGAAACAATAAATCAGCCCCTGCTGCGAGAATTAGCAACAAATTATGACCAATTGGTGGTGATTTGTGGACATTATGAAGGGGTAGATGAAAGAGTGCTAAATTTAGTCACTCGTGAAGTGTCTTTGGGTGATTTTATCCTCACCGGTGGCGAAATTCCGGCTATGGCGTTATTAAATGGCGTTGTGCGCTTACTACCAGGGACGGTGGGTAAGGTAGAATCTCTCAAGGCTGAAAGTTTTGAGGAAGGTTTATTAGATTTTCCCCAGTATACCCGTCCTGCTAATTTTCGTGGTTGGAAAGTCCCAGATGTGCTACTCAGTGGTAATCATGCGGAAATTGCCAAATGGCGTTTTCAACAACAAATTCAACGCACCGCTTCCCGTCGTCCCGATTTACTGGAAAAATGGCAACAGGAAAGGGAACAGGGGACTGGTGACTGGTGA
- a CDS encoding cyanophycinase, with translation MQQLKAKSLEMRTPQATKTAVLVIGGAEDKVHGREILRTFVARAGASKAYITIVPSASREPAIIGGRYIRIFEEMGAEKVEILDIREREQCENSQIKASLEACTGVFLTGGDQLRLCGVLSDTPAMDIIRQRVRAGQLTLAGTSAGAAVMGHHMIAGGGSGETPNRSLVDMATGLGFIPEVIVDQHFHNRNRMGRLISAIAAHPDRLGIGIDEDTCAVFERDGWLQVLGKGSVTIVDPTELTHTNEPHVSANEPLTVHNLRLHILSYGDRFHLYQRTVLPAVHRISS, from the coding sequence ATGCAGCAATTAAAAGCTAAATCGCTGGAAATGAGGACACCCCAAGCAACTAAAACCGCCGTTCTAGTTATCGGAGGCGCAGAAGACAAAGTTCACGGACGCGAAATCCTGCGGACTTTTGTTGCTCGTGCTGGTGCTAGTAAGGCATATATTACAATTGTTCCATCTGCCTCCCGCGAACCAGCCATCATTGGTGGTCGGTATATTCGCATTTTTGAAGAAATGGGTGCGGAAAAAGTTGAGATTTTAGACATTCGTGAACGTGAACAATGCGAAAACTCTCAAATTAAAGCATCCTTAGAAGCCTGTACCGGGGTCTTTTTAACCGGGGGCGACCAACTGCGCCTTTGTGGAGTTCTGTCAGATACACCAGCAATGGATATTATCCGCCAGCGGGTGCGAGCAGGACAACTGACTCTAGCAGGAACGAGTGCGGGGGCAGCAGTTATGGGACATCACATGATTGCAGGTGGAGGCAGTGGGGAAACGCCCAATCGTTCCCTGGTTGATATGGCCACAGGTTTAGGATTTATTCCTGAAGTGATTGTCGATCAACACTTTCACAACCGCAATCGGATGGGAAGATTGATTAGTGCGATCGCAGCCCATCCAGATCGCCTTGGTATTGGCATTGATGAAGATACTTGTGCTGTGTTTGAACGTGACGGTTGGTTACAAGTATTAGGTAAAGGTAGCGTCACAATTGTTGATCCTACAGAACTCACCCATACTAACGAACCCCATGTCAGTGCCAACGAACCCCTGACTGTACATAATTTACGTCTACATATCCTCAGTTACGGAGATCGCTTCCATCTTTACCAACGTACTGTTTTACCCGCTGTGCATCGGATCTCCAGCTGA